From Debaryomyces hansenii CBS767 chromosome C complete sequence, a single genomic window includes:
- a CDS encoding DEHA2C00902p (no similarity), giving the protein MDSLFKTLGNDLKVLRDHRWYSMPCMQILSYALNGVPSSFNQPEIRPNMEYFGHYTFHFD; this is encoded by the coding sequence ATGGATTCTCTCTTTAAGACATTGGGAAATGACCTAAAAGTATTGCGAGACCATAGGTGGTATTCCATGCCTTGTATGCAAATATTAAGTTATGCTTTGAATGGAGTTCCCTCTAGCTTCAATCAACCTGAAATTAGGCCCAATATGGAGTATTTTGGACATTATACATTCCATTTCGATTGA
- a CDS encoding DEHA2C00858p (weakly similar to uniprot|Q05497 Saccharomyces cerevisiae YDR338C or uniprot|P38767 Saccharomyces cerevisiae YHR032W) produces the protein MPKNPNQYSETDRLLEAQGWLEHEVLGSTSGSTMGSLSTLSTEFKYIFVNSPLIVITLLLQFSLNFISIYYVKQFGENKLAAASLSNTIYYVSGSAIFNGFATSLDTLCSQAYGAKNYYNVGLYCQRCFLLMLIVLVPLTFFHFNCATIFIKRFFIDDPEIIESCNAYLSILAIGSPGLVMFEVLKRFVQSQGIFHPPAIALVCLFPINLALNNFAVPRYGYLAVPSLVALNYWSMGIGLLVYIAFTNNIKNPRKCFQRISDAHELFHNVRGMVVLSCSGIIMVVSEAMAFQILTFMTCKLSIHEMAAQSIVSTIANGVFQMPFGVAICCCTRLANIIGTGNIANLNILKKTYFIIAFGLGIINFLFLISSASWLAQIFNPTDDPTNVVRVLTTKVLIIIGINQFADCFNIICAGILRAQGRQTTGSMLSFISFYFIALPLEVLLAFNLKMGIQGLWAGLAFGVFILASCEAFCVINSNWSKIISQFLARESKSSIT, from the coding sequence ATGCcaaaaaatccaaatcaatattcGGAAACAGATAGGCTACTAGAAGCTCAAGGCTGGCTCGAACACGAAGTTCTCGGGAGCACTTCTGGGTCCACTATGGGGTCGTTATCTACGCTTCTGACCGAGtttaaatatatctttGTCAATTCTCCCCTTATTGTGATCACTTTATTACTTCAGTTTTCGTTAAACTTTATTTCTATATACTATGTTAAACAATTTGGAGAGAATAAATTAGCTGCAGCTTCGCTATCTAATACAATCTACTACGTTAGCGGATCGGCAATATTTAATGGATTTGCTACCTCATTGGATACTTTGTGTAGCCAGGCTTATGGAGCTAAAAACTATTATAATGTCGGGTTATATTGTCAAAGGTGCTTTCTATTAATGTTGATTGTATTGGTTCCACTTACTTTCTTCCATTTTAATTGCGCAACTATATTCATCAAGAGATTTTTCATCGACGACCCAGAAATTATTGAGAGCTGTAATGCATACTTGAGCATATTGGCTATAGGTTCACCGGGCCTTGTAATGTTTGAGGTTCTCAAAAGGTTTGTTCAAAGTCAAGGGATTTTCCATCCTCCTGCGATTGCGTTGGTTTGTTTGTTCCCAATCAATCTTGCCTTGAATAACTTTGCAGTTCCTCGATATGGCTATTTGGCAGTCCCATCATTAGTAGCGTTAAATTATTGGTCTATGGGAATTGGCCTCTTGGTTTATATTGCATTCAcaaacaatataaaaaaCCCAAGAAAATGCTTTCAAAGGATTTCGGACGCTCATGAATTATTCCATAATGTAAGAGGTATGGTAGTTCTATCTTGTAGTGGAATTATAATGGTCGTCAGTGAAGCAATGGcatttcaaatattaacCTTTATGACTTGTAAGTTAAGCATCCACGAAATGGCTGCAcaatcaattgtttcaacTATTGCAAATGGAGTATTTCAAATGCCATTCGGTGTTGCGATTTGTTGTTGTACCAGGTTGGCTAATATTATAGGCACCGGCAATATTGCGAATTTAAACATCTTGAAAAAGacatattttattattgccTTTGGTTTAGGcatcatcaatttcttgttcttgattAGTAGTGCTTCATGGTTAGCACAAATATTTAATCCTACTGATGATCCTACAAACGTCGTACGGGTTTTAACTACTAAAGTcttgattattattggtatCAATCAATTTGCTGAttgtttcaatattatatgtGCAGGGATTCTTAGAGCACAAGGCAGACAAACGACTGGTTCTATGTTAAGTTTTATCTCATTCTATTTTATAGCTTTACCTTTAGAAGTACTTTTAGcattcaatttgaaaatgggCATTCAGGGGTTATGGGCCGGCCTTGCATTTGGCGTATTTATACTTGCATCATGCGAAGCTTTCTGTGTTATTAACCTGAATTGGTCTAAAATTATCAGTCAATTCTTGGCTAGAGAAAGCAAATCTCTGATTACCTAA
- a CDS encoding DEHA2C00880p (weakly similar to uniprot|P00330 Saccharomyces cerevisiae YOL086C ADH1 Alcohol dehydrogenase), whose translation MTLPRTQVAYGFKRGSKKIHRYDNWPISRPAPGEVLIEVKAAGLCQSDLHILYAQEKHVPEEFVMGHEIAGQIVEVGKEGVPSQYKLGLRVAVSIPLFCGTCANCRGGSDNNCLNSTKAYGLSTNGGFQQYLLVKNLNGLIPIPDGVSYEQAAVTSDAVLTPFHAINRAKKDLSPTSKVLVVGTGGLGLNALQILRNYGCYIVAVDLKSETEELAKEYGASEFYSDLRVSKHKKESFDICFDFCGLQETFDTCQMYVKQRGRIMPVGLGRSKLFFKNYELARREIKVTFSFGGTSKEQAECMNWVAQDRVKPLSSVVSMSSLPEYMEKLAKGKIKGRVVFEPSKL comes from the coding sequence ATGACGTTACCACGTACACAAGTAGCCTATGGATTCAAGCGTGGCCTGAAGAAAATACATCGTTATGATAATTGGCCAATTTCTCGCCCAGCGCCAGGGGAAGTTTTGATAGAGGTAAAAGCGGCGGGGTTATGCCAGAGTGATCTCCATATCTTGTATGCGCAAGAAAAGCATGTTCCGGAGGAGTTTGTTATGGGACATGAGATTGCTGGTCAAATTGTTGAGGTAGGGAAAGAAGGAGTGCCTAGTCAATATAAATTGGGACTTCGTGTAGCTGTAAGTATTCCATTATTTTGTGGTACTTGTGCCAATTGCCGTGGTGGAAGTGACAATAACTGCTTGAATTCAACCAAGGCTTATGGATTAAGTACTAATGGAGGATTCCAGCAGTATTtattggtgaaaaatttaaacgGACTAATCCCAATTCCAGATGGGGTTTCATATGAACAAGCTGCCGTTACTTCTGATGCGGTATTAACACCTTTTCATGCTATCAATAGGGCCAAGAAAGATTTGCTGCCTACGTCTAAAGTATTAGTTGTTGGAACTGGGGGATTAGGACTCAACGCATTGCAAATTCTCCGCAACTATGGATGTTATATTGTGGCCGTTGACTTGAAAAGTGAAACTGAAGAATTGGCGAAAGAGTATGGTGCTTCTGAATTTTATCTGGACCTTCGTGTATCTAAGCACAAGAAAGAATCTTTCGATATTTGCTTTGATTTCTGTGGCTTACAAGAGACGTTTGATACGTGTCAGATGTATGTTAAGCAAAGGGGAAGAATTATGCCTGTTGGTTTGGGAAGGTCTAAGCtatttttcaagaactACGAGTTAGCACGAAGGGAAATTAAAGTTACCTTTTCTTTTGGAGGTACATCCAAGGAGCAAGCAGAATGTATGAATTGGGTGGCACAAGATAGAGTTAAACCACTTTCATCAGTAGTATCCATGTCATCATTACCGGAATATATGGAAAAATTAGCCAAGGGAAAAATAAAGGGAAGAGTTGTTTTCGAACCTAGCAAATTATAA
- a CDS encoding DEHA2C00968p (no similarity) — MPDTSEIQSSNAEKTEFLKGLKLRKVEPLWTMMSAMVPPVPQPKASPAVWEYKELRPLLTNAGRLVHAEESERILMLVNLSLQFSSIHHYLRI, encoded by the coding sequence ATGCCTGATACTTCAGAAATTCAAAGTAGCAACGCCGAGAAAACAGAGTTCTTAAAGGGCTTAAAACTACGGAAAGTAGAACCATTGTGGACTATGATGTCTGCCATGGTCCCACCAGTCCCTCAGCCAAAGGCTAGTCCTGCTGTATGGGAATATAAAGAGCTCAGACCATTGCTTACTAATGCAGGTCGTCTTGTTCATGCTGAAGAGTCTGAAAGAATCTTGATGTTGGTCAACCTATCTCTTCAGTTTTCTCTGATACACCATTACTTAAGAATTTAG
- a CDS encoding DEHA2C00814p (similar to CA4405|IPF8773 Candida albicans IPF8773): MVRPFFASPLKNIPGPYWNRVSVFPSLNSQRTHKWIETVYNLHSKYGTVVVLSPYEISVNGSSQYIKDIYVKNFCKGKFYDNFRNHGHDNPFSESKNDVHLKYKKILMNTYNKTSILSPQNPTRSHLVSTVSKVLGRVRKEQELNKYRAIDVYSLFSCLAMDVISAFELGKDSGTNLLEHQESEEVVHWYRKKDSMGFWTTLMPRFWNLAATKEIKQAVNSIEQWHMSLYSHAEKNMNEEKQSYCPSLKVLQLNGFHDKNAYSFITDNIFAGHRTTAIQLTYLCYEISRPVNRKWQDILKRELVEHFDEPLNNESIIQDFEIVDKLPVLNALLQENLRVHSSIPGAQPRVVDRKYTVEVQKVDKISKVLIPEGTIISCLPYAMHRQEEIFPSPDNFKPERWLRYNEENDADFKARISNQQRFMMPFGKGIRSCLGMNLALLEIKFTLANLYWHSRSEISDKWCKIENTLGGCPIKLGQISQGMNCTDQEKMVMVDSYTTRPLNDECWLSFYFRNN, translated from the coding sequence ATGGTTCGACCTTTTTTTGCTTCCcctttgaaaaatattccGGGGCCATATTGGAATAGGGTTAGTGTATTTCCATCTTTAAACTCTCAAAGGACACATAAGTGGATTGAAACCGTCTACAATCTACATTCAAAGTACGGTACAGTGGTAGTTCTTTCTCCTTATGAGATATCTGTCAATGGATCATCTCAATACATTAAAGACATATATGTGAAAAACTTTTGCAAAGGTAAGTTCTATGATAATTTTCGCAATCATGGCCATGACAATCCATTTTCCGAACTGAAAAACGATgttcatttgaaatataagaagatattaatgaatacTTATAATAAAACTTCAATCCTTTCACCGCAAAATCCAACACGAAGTCACTTAGTTAGCACTGTCCTGAAAGTGCTTGGAAGGGTCCGtaaagaacaagaattaaacaaatatagAGCTATCGATGTCTACTCTCTTTTTTCTTGTCTTGCGATGGATGTAATTCTGGCATTCGAGTTAGGGAAAGACAGTGGaacaaatttattagagCATCAGGAATCAGAAGAGGTTGTTCATTGGTATAGAAAAAAGGATAGTATGGGGTTCTGGACTACATTAATGCCACGGTTTTGGAATTTGGCTGCAACGAAAGAGATCAAGCAGGCTGTTAATAGTATTGAACAATGGCATATGAGTTTGTACTCTCATGCagaaaaaaatatgaatgaaGAGAAACAATCCTATTGTCCTAGCTTAAAAGTTTTGCAACTAAATGGATTTCATGATAAAAATGCTTATAGTTTTATCACTGATAATATATTTGCTGGTCATCGAACAACTGCTATACAATTAACATATTTATGTTATGAAATCTCAAGACCAGTAAATAGAAAGTGGcaagatattttgaaaagagaATTAGTTGAACACTTTGATGAGCCGctaaataatgaaagtaTAATacaagattttgaaatagtAGATAAGCTACCTGTTTTGAATGCTCTCCTACAAGAGAATTTACGGGttcattcttcaattcctgGAGCACAGCCAAGAGTTGTTGATCGTAAATATACAGTGGAGGTGCAAAAAGTAGATAAAATCCTGAAGGTATTAATTCCTGAAGGAACCATCATTTCTTGCCTTCCATATGCAATGCATAGACAAGAAGAGATATTTCCATCTCCAGATAACTTCAAACCTGAAAGATGGCTACGGTATAACGAAGAGAATGATGCTGATTTTAAAGCACGTATTAGCAATCAACAAAGATTTATGATGCCATTCGGTAAGGGAATTCGCCTGTGCTTGGGAATGAATCTAGCTCTATTAGAAATCAAGTTTACACTTGCTAATTTGTATTGGCATTCTCGATCAGAAATATCTGACAAATGGTGcaaaatagaaaataccCTTGGTGGGTGCCCTATAAAGTTGGGGCAGATATCTCAGGGTATGAATTGTACGGATCAAGAGAAGATGGTAATGGTGGATTCATATACAACCCGCCCATTGAACGATGAATGCTGGCTAAGTTTCTATTTTCGTAACAACTGA
- a CDS encoding DEHA2C00836p (weakly similar to uniprot|P26370 Saccharomyces cerevisiae YDL170W UGA3 Transcriptional activator necessary for gamma-aminobutyrate (GABA)-dependent induction of GABA genes) — translation MYGENNNSNLQGKEKIGENGYCERRPDEERINELIVPHGENNNSNLQGKEKIGENGYCERRPDEERINELIVPQNLYSGINFSLDSQGLHFLEFFKIKVSTLITVGPQSSNYLLKTFIPLAVNSEPIQYALASWGGMFIDGKPNIHNYQVYMVKASKLLLMDYDMSTVFSKKDFFVILGFFLIAMSIEICSGDVSRWETFLEQCKNLIIRQGGIIKILHDFHFSNDIKWMISNLQFHDILSSGTYLNGSILMDEYKTVFRTGKLLETDNYGIDPYQGCNQPIYLLLGDIVSENVIIKQKRKQLQADLHKLHDDKSQNPSSFDTHCNSFSSKLRITYYEYINSSVKNLREEVEKCQPHELQISSGLSQDELEAHLSLFNLIKYSCELLLLQIEMIPPSSYKSQAILMHALDHINSIIDTRMIPCLGFPLLMCGMVAYKKQDQEVMKRQIEKLMQTYFVGNMEKIYCIIKEAWKMNTDGNLCFDWAEIANEKGWSLFSC, via the coding sequence ATGTATGGTGAGAATAACAATAGTAACCTCCaaggaaaagaaaagaTTGGCGAAAATGGTTATTGTGAAAGAAGACCCGATGAAGAAAGGATTAATGAACTAATAGTACCACATGGTGAGAATAACAATAGTAACCTCCaaggaaaagaaaagaTTGGCGAAAATGGTTATTGTGAAAGAAGACCCGATGAAGAAAGGATTAATGAACTAATAGTACCACAAAATCTTTACTCGGGGATTAATTTTAGTTTGGATAGTCAGGGTTTACATTTTTTGGagtttttcaaaattaaggTGTCTACACTTATAACAGTTGGACCACAGTCATCTAACTACTTACTAAAAACATTCATTCCCTTAGCAGTAAATAGTGAACCCATTCAATATGCTTTAGCTTCATGGGGTGGTATGTTCATAGATGGGAAGCcaaatattcataattACCAGGTTTATATGGTCAAGGCGTCGAAGCTTCTTTTAATGGACTATGACATGTCAACAGTATTCAGTAAGAAGGATTTTTTTGTTATCTTAGGTTTCTTTTTAATTGCCATGTCAATTGAGATATGCTCAGGAGATGTCTCTCGATGGGAGACTTTCCTTGAACAAtgtaaaaatttaataataagacAAGGCggtattatcaaaattttacATGACTTTCACTTTAGTAATGATATTAAGTGGATGATCTCAAATCTACAATTTCATGACATTTTGTCATCAGGTACATATTTGAATGGTAGTATATTGATGGATGAATACAAAACTGTTTTTAGAACTGGTAAATTGCTAGAAACTGATAACTATGGTATAGACCCATATCAGGGGTGTAATCAGCCAATCTATTTGCTACTTGGAGATATTGTGAGTGAAAATGTTATAATTAAACAAAAACGAAAGCAATTGCAAGCTGATTTACATAAACTTCACGATGATAAATCACAGAACCCATCTTCATTTGACACACATTGCAATAGTTTTAGCTCGAAATTAAGAATCACATATTAcgaatatataaattccaGTGTAAAGAATTTGAGAGAAGAGGTTGAAAAATGTCAGCCACATGAATTACAAATATCGCTGGGTTTATCTcaagatgaattagaagCTCACCTATCCTTATTTAacttaataaaatattcatgCGAGCTAttgcttcttcaaataGAAATGATACCTCCCTCTTCATATAAACTGCAAGCTATATTGATGCATGCCTTGGATCATATAAACAGCATAATTGATACTCGGATGATTCCGTGCCTCGGTTTTCCTTTACTCATGTGTGGGATGGTTGCTTATAAAAAACAAGATCAGGAAGTTATGAAGAGGCAAATAGAGAAGCTTATGCAAACATATTTTGTAGGAAATATGGAAAAAATATACTGCATAATTAAGGAAGCTTGGAAGATGAATACGGATGGGAATTTATGTTTTGATTGGGCAGAGATTGCCAACGAAAAAGGGTGGCtgttattttcttgttaG
- a CDS encoding DEHA2C00924p (no similarity), with translation MSITSVLALGLFSQSIFFGGNIAVSSIFIPIIRQKQVPPKLQVKMWEKIYDDASKLMAGSAFVGFLCYMYEAY, from the coding sequence ATGTCGATAACCTCTGTACTTGCACTTGGATTATTTTCACAATCAATCTTCTTTGGTGGTAATATTGCCGTTTCTAGTATAtttattccaattattCGCCAAAAACAAGTTCCGCCAAAGCTACAAGTTAAAATGTGGGAAAAAATATATGACGATGCTTCCAAATTAATGGCTGGATCTGCTTTCGTTGGTTTTCTTTGTTATATGTACGAAGCATACTAA
- a CDS encoding DEHA2C00990p (highly similar to CA3735|IPF5534 Candida albicans IPF5534), with amino-acid sequence MSNWNRLIRFVANDGKIYRGEPIVSDSNYDVGKLFAAGETIKAKVVVGENIFTDAKVTDEVLEVKKLLGPLTADDVPIIKCVGLNYMKHIQEGGRTPPPYPSIFYKPRFSVADHGEPIPIPKIAQTNQCDYEGELCVVIGKTGRDIKEEEALSYVAGYVSGNDVSARTWQRDPAHAGGVPQWCFSKGFDKYAPLGPALVSTKVIADPGVLQLQTRVNGDVRQNTNTDDLLFNVPKIIAFISQSTTLEAGTVIMTGTPSGVAMGMKEPKYLNNGDVVEVSIEQIGTLSNKMDFV; translated from the coding sequence atgtCTAACTGGAATAGATTAATTAGATTCGTTGCAAATGACGGCAAGATTTACAGAGGTGAACCAATTGTCTCTGATTCCAACTATGATGTCGGAAAGTTGTTTGCAGCTGGTGAAACCATCAAGGCTAAGGTTGTTGTCGGCGAAAACATTTTCACTGATGCTAAGGTTACAGATGAAGTCTTGGAagtcaagaaattattaggTCCACTTACAGCTGATGATGTACCAATTATCAAGTGTGTTGGTTTAAATTACATGAAGCACATCCAAGAAGGTGGTAGAACTCCTCCACCTTACCCATCAATCTTTTATAAGCCACGCTTCAGTGTTGCTGACCACGGTGaaccaattccaattccaAAGATCGCCCAAACGAATCAATGCGATTACGAAGGTGAATTATGTGTGGTGATTGGTAAAACCGGAAGAGACAtcaaggaagaagaagctttAAGCTACGTCGCTGGTTACGTTTCTGGTAATGATGTTTCTGCTCGTACTTGGCAAAGAGACCCAGCTCATGCTGGTGGTGTCCCACAATGGTGTTTCTCCAAGGGTTTCGACAAGTATGCCCCATTAGGTCCAGCTCTTGTTTCCACCAAGGTTATCGCTGATCCAGGTGTTCTTCAACTCCAAACCAGAGTCAACGGTGATGTCCGTCAAAACACCAACACCGATGATCTTTTATTCAATGTTCCAAAGATCATTGCTTTTATCAGTCAAAGCACCACCTTAGAAGCCGGAACTGTTATCATGACCGGTACTCCAAGTGGTGTTGCTATGGGTATGAAGGAGCCAAAATACTTGAACAACGGTGATGTGGTTGAAGTTTCTATCGAACAAATCGGTACCCTTTCCAACAAGATGGACTTTGTCTAG
- a CDS encoding DEHA2C00946p (weakly similar to uniprot|P40467 Saccharomyces cerevisiae YIL130W ASG1 member of the Gal4p family of zinc cluster proteins), which translates to MREMKKNANGDKKNKRRRVASACEGCRQRKTRCDGVQPTCGICQKRKISCVYGKRYTRAHVSVDYVKSLEEKLGILSNDGKPKSNYFDRSPSVASTHSIKDEDLHDEDEDEDEKNNEDYEEIEKKSNEGSETNTHIIVSYPDSVISEAQFSPDIQRQHFRFNQTESSEYSTTDAMGAGSGTHPNVKNKDKSFYGKSAAMSFMKELFVSVDGGKSSDEEVESSRKCKYKMTRSGKPSNKSIDSIKLPPRSVANNYVKNYFDYAYPLYPFIHKPTFMAAYEEIWSAGGDRSEVDELFYSIVNVIFAFGYRLSPTGELLETNANANVYFERSQELLKFHLMDSGSLLLIQALLLTGQFLQATTRSAGCWNIVGLAIRIAQGLGLHMEKSMSPKRSYIEQEIEKRLWDGCLLMDKIVSMTFGRPLMVVQDHVQEAPVYIDDEFITDTSINYPPIEKPSVLSFVSETVKLYDILAEILNIFYTDSGPDCVDLLISIFKFQERLYDFQDNIPTHIKFGHGLLETPYQRQSIVLHIRYLHLKIMLYRPVLFPKNRDQVSNSGINRTELYMSSQRSISALCVDTAMELISMINRYRSADITLLPAIWYNVFYIYTAASVLLAAKLQPSLQDDLDKIKFESSWTMMSELLSSYKSQSKSAARCLKVLEMMNDRIKFTSQKRSKKNYGTHHQPEESYSTNSESEIPTDLLYSLMYDTEGPFGGPFFYNNEFDRII; encoded by the coding sequence ATGCGggaaatgaagaaaaatgcCAATGGCgataagaaaaataagAGGCGAAGAGTTGCTCTGGCGTGTGAAGGCTGTCGTCAAAGAAAAACTCGTTGTGATGGGGTGCAGCCGACATGTGGAATATGTCAAAAAAGGAAGATTTCTTGCGTATATGGAAAGCGATATACAAGAGCGCACGTAAGTGTAGATTATGTCAAGAGCTTAGAGGAGAAATTAggaatattatcaaatgatgGCAAACCTAAATCTAATTATTTTGATCGTTCCCCATCTGTAGCTAGTACGCACAGCATAAAGGATGAAGACCTACatgatgaggatgaagatgaagatgaaaaaaataatgaagattaCGAGgaaatagaaaaaaaatctAATGAAGGCTCTGAAACTAATACTCATATAATCGTTTCATACCCCGATTCTGTAATTTCTGAAGCTCAATTCTCACCCGATATACAACGACAACATTTCAGGTTTAACCAGACTGAAAGTTCTGAATATTCAACGACAGATGCTATGGGTGCAGGTTCAGGAACACACCCGAATgtgaaaaataaagataagaGTTTCTACGGAAAGTCCGCAGCTATGTCTTTCATGAAAGAGCTTTTTGTATCAGTAGACGGTGGCAAGCTGAGTGATGAAGAAGTGGAATCATCTAGAAAATGTAAATACAAAATGACCCGGTCTGGTAAACCATCAAATAAGAGTATAGATAGCATAAAGCTCCCGCCTAGAAGTGTTGCCAATAATTATGTGAAGAATTACTTCGATTACGCATATCCCCTTTATCCCTTTATCCACAAACCAACATTTATGGCTGCATACGAGGAAATATGGTCGGCAGGTGGAGATAGATCTgaagttgatgaattgtTTTATTCGATAGTTAATGTAATATTCGCATTTGGGTATCGTTTATCTCCAACTGGCGAATTATTGGAAACGAATGCCAATGCCAACGTCTATTTTGAAAGGTCtcaagaattattgaagtttcATTTAATGGATTCTGGGTCACTTTTGTTAATTCAAGCTTTGTTATTAACAGGACAATTTCTACAAGCTACAACACGGCTGGCCGGATGTTGGAATATAGTTGGTCTCGCAATACGTATCGCTCAGGGTTTAGGACTCCACATGGAAAAAAGTATGTCGCCCAAACGAAGCTATATAGAACAGGAAATCGAGAAGAGATTATGGGACGGCTGTTTATTGATGGATAAAATAGTCTCTATGACATTTGGGAGACCGTTGATGGTTGTCCAGGATCACGTACAGGAAGCGCCTGTTTATATTGATGACGAATTTATTACCGACACAAGTATAAATTACCCACCGATAGAAAAGCCTTCAGTTTTGAGTTTTGTTTCCGAAACTGTGAAATTGTATGATATATTGGCAGagattttaaatattttttatacAGATAGTGGACCTGACTGTGTGGATTTGCTTATAagtattttcaaattccaAGAAAGACTATATGattttcaagataataTTCCAACCCATATTAAGTTTGGCCATGGTTTGCTTGAAACACCATATCAGCGACAGAGTATTGTATTACATATAAGGTATTtgcatttgaaaataatgctTTACAGACCTGTTTTATTTCCTAAGAATAGAGATCAAGTTTCTAATAGTGGGATAAATCGTACGGAATTATACATGTCCAGTCAGAGATCTATCTCAGCATTATGTGTTGATACCGCTATGGAGTTGATTAGTATGATAAATAGGTATAGATCGGCTGATATAACTTTGCTACCTGCTATCTGGTATAATgttttttatatttatacgGCTGCATCAGTTTTGTTAGCTGCAAAACTCCAACCTAGCTTACAGGATGATTTGGACAAAATAAAGTTTGAATCATCTTGGACGATGATGAGTGAGTTACTATCTTCGTACAAGTCACAATCAAAATCTGCAGCTCGATGTTTAAAGGTTTTAGAGATGATGAACGATAGAATCAAGTTTACAAGTCAAAAGCGTtctaaaaaaaattacGGCACTCATCACCAGCCAGAAGAAAGTTACTCTACTAATAGCGAATCTGAAATCCCTACAGATTTGCTTTACTCGTTGATGTATGATACTGAGGGACCGTTTGGAGGTCCTTTcttttataataatgagTTTGATCGTATTATATAG